The Devosia sp. SD17-2 genome includes a region encoding these proteins:
- a CDS encoding methyl-accepting chemotaxis protein — translation MRIRGKLLTIVAVMGLVSALITGMGLHIVREYGQQIERLDNASKRALSGEKLNRLVTAVVMDSRGIYASADTAAAAQFANGIMTNLDNIDAVLEGWRPLLAAADLPGFEAMVARAAEFRTFRTETARLGRDVDPALANEQGNNEENRANRKAFQTEIDAVVTADIERFAGIQNEIAGFQSAMQTMLLLAAGLGIAAGTAGALYMGTRQMSRPIGQLTLAMRDLADGKFETEVPGAARKDEIGEMAAAVQVFKENGIRIANMSAEEQANAMRTAARAKVMEDFQREFDDVVAAAKAGDFSQAISGHFEDDDITRIARNFNAMVESVRHGIDDATVVLSALADTDLSQRMEGNHQGAFLRLKTDMNRVAETLSDVVTRLRATSRGVKTATGEILAGANDLSERTTRQAATIEETSAAIEQLAVTVTENAKRAQDGTATAEAVTSAALQGGAVMKQATEAMDRISTSSSKISNIIGMIDDIAFQTNLLALNASVEAARAGDAGNGFAVVAVEVRRLAQSSAEASSEIKRLIEQSAIEVSGGTRLVGDAAAKLDAMLEAVRTNSALMSDIARESSQQAAAIEEVTVAVRQMDEMTQHNAALVEETNAAIEQTEARANELDKIVEVFRLEDTTDWAETASSMRSAPRKPAPAKPAKAARGSYLSQGNAAISADWSEF, via the coding sequence ATGCGTATACGCGGTAAACTCCTCACCATCGTCGCAGTGATGGGATTAGTCTCGGCCCTCATCACAGGCATGGGGCTTCACATCGTCAGGGAATACGGCCAGCAGATCGAGCGGCTGGACAATGCGTCCAAGCGGGCTCTCTCGGGCGAAAAGCTGAACCGTCTCGTCACCGCCGTGGTGATGGACTCGCGCGGTATCTACGCCTCGGCGGATACGGCTGCGGCTGCCCAGTTCGCCAACGGGATCATGACGAACCTCGACAATATCGACGCTGTTCTCGAGGGCTGGCGGCCGCTGCTGGCCGCCGCAGACCTGCCGGGCTTTGAGGCAATGGTGGCGCGGGCGGCTGAGTTCCGCACTTTCCGCACCGAAACCGCGCGCCTCGGCCGCGATGTCGACCCGGCGCTCGCCAACGAGCAGGGCAATAACGAAGAGAACCGCGCCAACCGCAAGGCCTTCCAGACCGAGATCGACGCCGTTGTCACCGCCGATATCGAGCGGTTTGCCGGCATCCAGAACGAGATCGCCGGCTTCCAGTCGGCCATGCAGACAATGCTGCTGCTGGCGGCAGGCCTTGGCATTGCTGCCGGCACGGCGGGCGCGCTCTATATGGGCACCCGGCAGATGAGCCGCCCGATCGGGCAGCTGACGCTGGCCATGCGCGACCTCGCCGATGGCAAGTTCGAAACCGAAGTTCCCGGTGCCGCGCGCAAGGACGAAATCGGCGAGATGGCCGCGGCCGTGCAGGTGTTCAAGGAAAACGGCATCCGCATCGCCAATATGAGCGCGGAAGAACAGGCCAACGCCATGCGCACTGCTGCCCGCGCCAAGGTGATGGAAGATTTCCAGCGCGAGTTCGACGATGTCGTCGCGGCCGCCAAGGCCGGTGACTTCTCGCAGGCCATCAGCGGTCACTTCGAGGACGACGACATCACCCGCATCGCCCGCAATTTCAACGCCATGGTGGAGAGCGTCCGCCACGGCATCGACGACGCGACCGTGGTGCTCTCAGCCCTCGCCGACACCGATCTCAGCCAGCGCATGGAAGGAAATCATCAGGGCGCCTTCCTCAGGCTGAAGACCGACATGAACCGCGTGGCCGAGACACTGTCCGATGTGGTGACGCGCCTGCGGGCCACCTCGCGTGGGGTCAAGACCGCCACCGGGGAAATTCTGGCCGGCGCCAACGACCTCTCCGAGCGCACAACGCGGCAGGCCGCCACCATCGAGGAAACCTCGGCGGCCATCGAGCAGCTGGCCGTGACCGTGACCGAAAATGCCAAGCGCGCCCAGGACGGCACGGCGACGGCAGAAGCGGTTACCAGTGCTGCCCTCCAGGGTGGCGCGGTGATGAAGCAGGCCACCGAGGCGATGGACCGGATCTCGACCTCGTCGTCGAAAATCTCCAACATCATCGGCATGATCGACGACATCGCCTTCCAGACCAATCTGCTTGCCCTCAATGCTTCGGTCGAAGCGGCACGCGCCGGGGACGCCGGCAATGGCTTTGCCGTTGTTGCCGTGGAAGTGCGGCGCCTCGCCCAGTCGTCTGCGGAAGCCTCTTCGGAGATCAAGCGGCTGATCGAGCAGAGCGCCATCGAGGTCAGCGGCGGCACCCGTCTTGTCGGCGACGCCGCGGCCAAGCTCGACGCCATGCTCGAGGCAGTCCGCACCAATAGCGCGCTGATGTCCGATATTGCGCGCGAAAGCAGCCAGCAGGCAGCGGCCATCGAGGAAGTCACCGTTGCCGTGCGGCAGATGGACGAAATGACCCAGCACAACGCGGCGCTCGTCGAGGAGACCAATGCGGCGATCGAACAGACCGAGGCCCGCGCCAACGAACTCGACAAGATCGTGGAAGTGTTCCGCCTCGAGGACACCACCGACTGGGCGGAGACCGCGTCCAGCATGCGCAGCGCGCCGCGCAAACCTGCACCGGCAAAGCCCGCAAAGGCCGCCAGGGGCAGCTATCTCA
- a CDS encoding copper homeostasis protein CutC — translation MTLIEICVDDAQGLAAAIAGGADRVELCSSLEMGGLSPSPGLMALAGKAPIKVRAMIRHRPGDFVFDKADIATMRGDIAAARHAGLEGVVLGASLADGRLDVETLKNLVGAAGDMAKSLHRAFDLVPDIAEAVEAALALGFDTILTSGRALTAMEGLDDIAHAHEVAAGRITIMAGSGVDHTTVPNILARAPLAALHGSCSEPARVASAPAARLGFASTERRSTSPAKVSAFKAATLKANP, via the coding sequence ATGACCCTCATCGAAATCTGCGTCGACGACGCGCAGGGCCTCGCGGCCGCCATCGCCGGTGGTGCCGACCGTGTCGAACTCTGCTCCAGCCTCGAGATGGGCGGGCTTTCCCCCTCCCCCGGGCTGATGGCACTGGCCGGCAAGGCGCCGATCAAGGTGCGGGCGATGATCCGCCACCGGCCGGGCGACTTTGTCTTCGACAAGGCCGATATCGCCACCATGCGGGGCGATATTGCTGCAGCGCGGCATGCAGGCCTCGAAGGCGTCGTGCTCGGTGCCAGCCTTGCCGACGGGCGGCTGGACGTCGAAACGCTCAAGAACCTCGTTGGCGCAGCGGGCGACATGGCCAAGTCGCTGCACCGCGCCTTCGACCTCGTGCCCGATATTGCCGAAGCGGTGGAAGCCGCCCTAGCGCTGGGCTTTGACACAATCCTCACCTCGGGCCGCGCCCTCACCGCCATGGAAGGGCTCGACGATATTGCCCACGCCCATGAGGTTGCGGCGGGGCGGATCACCATCATGGCCGGATCGGGCGTCGATCACACCACGGTGCCAAACATCCTGGCGCGCGCGCCGCTGGCGGCATTGCATGGGTCATGCTCGGAGCCAGCCCGCGTCGCCAGTGCCCCGGCCGCACGACTTGGCTTTGCCAGTACCGAGCGTCGCAGCACCAGCCCGGCCAAAGTTTCCGCATTCAAGGCCGCAACACTTAAAGCAAATCCCTGA
- a CDS encoding ROK family protein has product MITAFDIGGSTIKAALARGPESLTMLGRVPTPRDDFYAFADAIAGLIEKGGASKDSPVAISVTGVVDPDSGLVTCANIPCIDGRDLAGDLGKRLGRKVLVANDADCFVLAEAHTGAGRGHRVVFGAILGTGVGGGLVVDGKLHPGAGGLSGEWGHGTIVATKVSVAPFELPHFACGCGQLGCLDTVGAARGIERLHRHLHGTDLPSTEILARWEAGDAKAEQTIALQVELVAQPLALVVNIVGPGIVPVGGGLGNSAALIARIDAAVRPRILRKLDRPLVVPAQLTADAGLIGAAMLGLESQEP; this is encoded by the coding sequence ATGATTACCGCATTCGACATCGGCGGCTCGACCATCAAGGCGGCGCTGGCGAGAGGGCCTGAGAGCCTCACCATGCTCGGCCGCGTGCCGACGCCCCGCGACGATTTTTACGCCTTTGCCGATGCCATCGCCGGGCTGATTGAAAAAGGTGGCGCGAGCAAGGACAGCCCGGTGGCCATTTCGGTAACCGGCGTCGTCGATCCCGACAGCGGCCTTGTTACCTGCGCCAATATTCCCTGCATCGACGGTCGCGACCTCGCCGGCGATCTCGGCAAGCGCCTGGGCCGGAAGGTGCTGGTCGCCAATGATGCCGATTGCTTTGTGCTGGCCGAGGCCCATACCGGCGCCGGGCGCGGCCACCGGGTGGTGTTCGGCGCCATTCTGGGGACCGGGGTCGGCGGCGGACTGGTGGTGGATGGCAAACTCCATCCCGGCGCGGGCGGGCTGTCGGGCGAATGGGGCCACGGCACCATTGTCGCCACCAAGGTCAGCGTCGCGCCGTTTGAACTGCCCCATTTTGCCTGCGGCTGCGGGCAGTTGGGCTGCCTCGACACGGTCGGCGCGGCGCGCGGCATCGAACGGCTGCACCGGCACCTCCACGGCACCGACCTGCCGAGCACCGAAATTCTGGCGCGTTGGGAAGCTGGCGACGCAAAGGCGGAACAGACCATTGCCCTGCAGGTGGAACTGGTCGCCCAGCCGCTGGCGCTGGTGGTCAATATTGTCGGGCCCGGCATTGTTCCTGTAGGCGGAGGGCTGGGCAATAGCGCGGCGCTGATCGCCCGGATCGATGCGGCCGTGCGCCCACGCATTCTGCGCAAACTCGACCGGCCGCTCGTCGTGCCGGCCCAATTAACCGCCGACGCCGGCCTCATCGGCGCGGCCATGCTCGGCCTGGAGTCCCAAGAACCATGA
- a CDS encoding TIGR03862 family flavoprotein, producing MARTAVIGGGPAGLMAAEVLAAAGEDVTVFDAMPTMGRKLLMAGKSGLNITHSEPHDALRKRYGNVPERFSAALDAFTADDLRQWCADLSVETFVGSSGRVFPKAMKASPLLRAWLARLETSGVKLKPRHRWMGFEEDALVFDTPEGRVEGKFDATILALGGASWARLGSDGAWAPILSDAGVALAPFKPANCGFDVDWSPVFIERFAGAPIKSVTATSAAGTIPGEFVVSATGIEGGLVYLHAAPLRDALLAGSPAALVVDLVPARTADRLAADLARQPQKLSFSNRLRKGAGLDPVKASLVREVLPAAAQMSPEALAAAIKALPIPLVRPRPIERAISTAGGIEFSALDDNGMLTARAGIFPAGEMLDWEAPTGGYLLTACFASGRAAAEGALAYLKG from the coding sequence ATGGCCCGAACGGCTGTCATCGGCGGCGGCCCTGCAGGGCTCATGGCCGCAGAAGTGCTGGCTGCAGCGGGCGAGGACGTCACCGTCTTTGACGCCATGCCCACCATGGGCCGCAAACTGCTTATGGCCGGCAAGTCGGGCCTCAACATCACCCATTCCGAACCACACGATGCGCTGCGCAAACGCTATGGCAACGTGCCGGAGCGTTTTTCGGCCGCGCTCGATGCGTTTACTGCCGATGACCTGCGCCAATGGTGCGCCGATCTCAGCGTTGAAACCTTTGTCGGCTCCTCCGGCCGCGTCTTTCCAAAGGCGATGAAGGCCTCGCCGCTCCTGCGCGCCTGGCTTGCCCGCCTCGAGACCTCCGGTGTTAAGCTAAAACCCCGCCATCGCTGGATGGGCTTTGAGGAAGACGCGCTCGTCTTCGACACGCCCGAGGGCAGGGTCGAAGGGAAATTCGACGCCACCATTCTCGCCCTCGGCGGCGCCTCCTGGGCGCGGCTCGGATCGGACGGTGCCTGGGCGCCGATTCTTTCCGACGCCGGTGTTGCGCTTGCCCCGTTCAAGCCCGCCAATTGCGGTTTTGACGTCGACTGGAGCCCGGTCTTTATCGAGCGCTTCGCTGGAGCCCCGATCAAATCGGTCACTGCCACCAGCGCTGCCGGCACTATTCCCGGTGAGTTCGTCGTCAGCGCCACCGGCATTGAGGGCGGTCTCGTCTATCTCCATGCCGCGCCGCTGCGCGATGCGCTGCTCGCCGGTTCTCCCGCCGCGCTCGTCGTCGATCTGGTCCCCGCTCGCACCGCGGATCGCCTTGCCGCCGATCTCGCCCGCCAGCCGCAAAAACTCAGCTTTTCCAATCGCCTGCGAAAAGGCGCCGGGCTCGATCCGGTCAAGGCCAGTCTCGTGCGCGAGGTATTACCGGCTGCAGCGCAGATGTCGCCCGAGGCGCTCGCTGCCGCCATCAAGGCCCTGCCCATTCCGCTCGTCCGGCCGCGCCCGATCGAGCGCGCCATATCGACGGCGGGCGGGATAGAATTCTCCGCCCTCGACGATAATGGCATGCTCACGGCCCGCGCCGGGATTTTCCCGGCTGGTGAAATGCTCGACTGGGAAGCCCCGACAGGCGGCTATCTCCTCACGGCGTGCTTCGCCTCTGGCCGCGCCGCCGCGGAGGGTGCTCTGGCCTACCTCAAGGGCTAG
- a CDS encoding cation diffusion facilitator family transporter, producing MSGHDHSHEHDHSGHDHDHAGHSHTPKVSANNERAVLIGLVLTGAFMIAELVGGYLSGSLALIADAGHMLTDTVALFLAWLGFRLGSRPADSKRSFGYARLEVLAGLLNALTLFALVGWIAYEAINRLFEPQEVLAGPMLIVAVLGLLVNLGVFRILQGADKDHVNIKGASLHVLGDLLGSVGAILAAVIIWLTGWTPIDPILSVFVSLLILRSGWALLMRTFNILMEGAPEGFDSATLEAGLVKTVPGLAKVSHLHVWSLSSGRTMATLEIALAPGADPAEVTAATKAALQADFDIGHSTIEIDWTGSGRGCPGEATSP from the coding sequence ATGTCCGGGCACGACCATAGTCACGAGCACGACCATTCGGGGCATGACCACGATCATGCGGGCCACAGCCACACGCCCAAAGTCAGTGCCAATAATGAGCGGGCGGTGCTGATCGGGCTGGTCCTGACCGGCGCGTTCATGATTGCCGAACTCGTGGGCGGCTATCTCTCGGGATCATTGGCGTTGATTGCCGACGCCGGGCATATGCTGACCGATACAGTGGCGCTGTTCCTCGCCTGGCTGGGTTTTCGCCTCGGCAGCCGCCCGGCCGACAGCAAGCGCAGCTTCGGCTATGCGCGGCTCGAGGTTCTGGCGGGGCTACTCAATGCACTGACGCTGTTCGCGCTGGTCGGCTGGATCGCCTATGAAGCGATCAACCGGCTGTTTGAACCGCAGGAAGTGCTGGCCGGGCCGATGCTGATCGTCGCCGTGCTGGGGCTGCTGGTCAATTTGGGCGTGTTCCGCATCCTCCAGGGCGCAGACAAGGATCACGTCAACATCAAGGGGGCGAGCCTCCATGTGTTGGGCGATCTGCTCGGCTCGGTCGGCGCGATCCTTGCGGCGGTGATCATCTGGCTCACCGGATGGACGCCGATCGATCCGATCCTCTCTGTGTTCGTGAGCCTTCTTATCCTGCGCAGTGGCTGGGCGCTGCTGATGCGGACGTTCAACATATTGATGGAAGGCGCGCCCGAGGGGTTTGACAGCGCCACGCTGGAGGCCGGGCTGGTGAAAACCGTGCCGGGGCTCGCGAAGGTCAGCCACCTTCACGTGTGGTCGCTGTCCTCGGGGCGGACCATGGCGACACTCGAGATTGCGCTGGCGCCCGGCGCCGATCCGGCGGAGGTCACGGCGGCCACCAAGGCGGCGCTGCAGGCCGACTTCGATATCGGCCACAGCACCATCGAAATCGACTGGACCGGATCAGGTCGGGGGTGCCCCGGAGAGGCGACTAGCCCTTGA
- a CDS encoding metalloregulator ArsR/SmtB family transcription factor produces MPLPEDNTITVIAETFRLLGDPTRLKIVLTCLEGPIAVGDIAKATGASQSLVSHHLRLLRAARLVRGTRRNKQVFYEAADAHIANILADMVAHAMEEHEDDEG; encoded by the coding sequence GTGCCCCTGCCCGAGGACAACACTATTACCGTGATCGCCGAGACATTTCGGCTGCTCGGCGATCCGACGCGGCTGAAGATCGTGCTGACCTGCCTTGAAGGGCCGATTGCCGTGGGGGATATCGCCAAGGCGACGGGCGCCAGCCAGTCTCTGGTGAGCCACCATCTGCGCCTCCTGCGCGCCGCCCGGCTGGTGCGCGGCACGCGGCGCAACAAGCAGGTTTTTTACGAGGCCGCTGACGCTCACATCGCCAATATCCTCGCCGACATGGTGGCCCACGCCATGGAAGAGCATGAGGACGACGAGGGGTAG